The Flavobacterium marginilacus genome window below encodes:
- a CDS encoding cystathionine gamma-synthase encodes MKFNTKVIHGGQHHDPSTGAVMPPVYQTSTFVQTSPGNPLNPDYEYSRAANPTRTALENALASIENGTRGLAFSSGLAATDCILRSFKAGDEIIAMDDLYGGTYRMFTRIYKDSGIKFHFVDMNDLDNFKSLINENTKMVWVETPTNPLMKLADIEEIAKITKVNNILFAVDNTFATPYLQKPLDLGADIVMHSATKYLGGHSDVIAGALIVKDEDLGKQLHFQQFATGATLGPMDSFLVLRGIKTLHLRVQRHSENGNKVVEFLNNHPKIKTVYYPGLPDHPYHEIAKKQMSGFGGMVSFTFASGKKEDSVQFLEKLKVFTLAESLGGVESLANHPALMTHASIPEEKRKEVGITDDLVRLSVGIEDAEDLIADLNQALA; translated from the coding sequence ATGAAATTCAATACCAAAGTCATTCACGGAGGTCAGCATCACGATCCAAGCACTGGAGCAGTAATGCCTCCCGTTTATCAAACCTCTACTTTTGTACAGACTAGTCCAGGAAACCCCTTAAATCCCGATTACGAATACAGCCGTGCAGCAAACCCGACGCGAACTGCTCTTGAAAATGCTTTGGCGAGTATCGAAAACGGAACCCGCGGATTGGCTTTTTCATCAGGACTTGCGGCTACTGACTGTATTTTACGATCCTTCAAAGCAGGGGACGAAATCATCGCGATGGACGATTTATACGGCGGGACTTATCGTATGTTTACCCGAATTTACAAGGATTCTGGAATTAAATTTCATTTTGTCGATATGAACGATTTGGATAATTTCAAGTCCCTGATTAATGAAAACACCAAAATGGTCTGGGTGGAAACACCAACAAACCCATTAATGAAATTGGCTGATATTGAAGAAATAGCCAAAATAACTAAAGTGAACAATATTCTTTTTGCGGTGGACAACACTTTTGCAACTCCTTATCTGCAAAAACCATTAGATTTAGGTGCTGATATCGTTATGCATTCTGCAACTAAATATCTAGGCGGACATTCAGATGTGATTGCAGGAGCATTAATTGTAAAAGACGAAGACTTAGGGAAACAGCTGCATTTTCAGCAATTTGCGACAGGAGCTACTTTGGGACCAATGGACAGTTTTTTGGTGCTTAGGGGAATTAAAACACTGCATTTAAGAGTACAGAGACATTCTGAAAATGGTAACAAAGTAGTTGAGTTTTTGAATAATCATCCTAAAATAAAAACAGTTTATTATCCAGGACTGCCAGATCATCCATACCACGAAATTGCCAAAAAACAAATGAGCGGTTTTGGCGGAATGGTTTCTTTCACTTTTGCATCTGGGAAAAAAGAAGACTCAGTACAGTTTTTAGAAAAATTGAAAGTGTTTACATTGGCCGAATCTCTAGGCGGTGTAGAATCGTTAGCCAATCATCCGGCTTTAATGACTCACGCTTCTATTCCTGAAGAAAAAAGAAAAGAAGTTGGAATTACTGATGACTTGGTTCGACTGAGCGTAGGTATAGAAGATGCCGAAGACTTAATAGCCGATTTAAATCAGGCATTAGCATAA
- a CDS encoding DinB family protein has product MQDTFEVARTGRRMLNSYFENYTLEQLNKIPEGFSNNLFWNIAHIVVTQQLLVYKLSGLPMVISDELVEKYRKGTKPEQDAAQEEVDFIKSLVFSTVDKLESDYNNGIFVNYHEYPTSTGFILKSAVGAIEFNNFHEGLHLGVLMSIRKFV; this is encoded by the coding sequence ATGCAAGATACATTTGAAGTTGCCAGAACAGGAAGAAGAATGCTGAATTCTTATTTTGAAAATTACACTTTGGAACAATTAAATAAAATTCCGGAAGGATTCAGTAATAATTTGTTTTGGAATATTGCACACATTGTGGTGACTCAGCAATTATTAGTTTACAAATTATCAGGTTTGCCAATGGTGATTTCCGACGAATTAGTTGAAAAATACCGCAAAGGAACCAAACCAGAGCAAGATGCTGCCCAAGAAGAGGTAGATTTTATAAAATCATTGGTATTCTCAACTGTAGATAAGTTGGAATCTGACTATAATAATGGAATTTTTGTAAATTATCATGAATATCCAACTTCCACAGGATTTATTTTAAAAAGTGCTGTAGGAGCTATTGAATTCAATAATTTTCACGAAGGCTTGCATCTTGGAGTTTTAATGAGCATCCGAAAGTTCGTGTAA
- a CDS encoding THC0290_0291 family protein encodes MTQLKKIALLLLIGLPFNSFSQAGISHELGVIAGRIEFRSDYGLRNDTETNLNNMGFGITFVDYMNFSYTDFVNSYFAEHFKVRNEFSYSKTDLKHYGKWVEKNTIGSKQLKAMRGSTQVVNLGFQLEYSFIHIHDFERTIGSFAPYIAIGPQIGYYTATATSELGELGNTATTHPKYLVPSDGHPYGFSNESKMVFSGVLNIGTRYKLTPMSDLVFDMRAQYFNSDWVDGLNPNAELFKENKNNDWLTFIGVGYIFYLDN; translated from the coding sequence ATGACTCAACTAAAGAAAATTGCATTACTATTATTAATTGGTTTACCATTTAATTCTTTTTCGCAAGCAGGAATAAGCCATGAGTTAGGTGTAATAGCTGGACGAATTGAGTTTCGCTCCGATTACGGGCTGCGTAACGATACCGAAACCAATTTAAATAATATGGGGTTTGGAATTACATTTGTTGACTATATGAATTTCTCCTATACTGACTTTGTAAATAGTTATTTCGCAGAACATTTCAAAGTGAGAAACGAGTTTTCTTACAGTAAAACCGATTTAAAGCATTACGGAAAATGGGTTGAAAAAAACACTATCGGATCGAAACAGCTAAAAGCAATGCGGGGTTCGACTCAAGTGGTTAATTTAGGCTTCCAGCTTGAATACAGCTTCATTCACATTCATGATTTTGAGAGAACAATAGGGAGTTTTGCTCCATATATCGCTATAGGGCCACAAATAGGCTATTATACCGCAACTGCCACTTCTGAATTAGGAGAACTTGGAAATACAGCCACCACTCATCCAAAATATTTAGTCCCTTCAGACGGACATCCATATGGGTTTTCTAACGAAAGTAAAATGGTTTTTTCCGGAGTCCTAAATATTGGAACCCGCTATAAACTGACTCCAATGTCTGATCTTGTATTTGATATGAGGGCTCAATATTTCAATTCGGATTGGGTTGACGGTCTTAATCCTAATGCTGAATTATTTAAAGAAAATAAAAATAACGATTGGCTCACTTTTATAGGTGTGGGGTATATCTTTTACCTTGACAATTAG
- the gdhA gene encoding NADP-specific glutamate dehydrogenase translates to MSKSITDFIELVAKKNPNEPEFMQAVTEVAETVIPFIEENKKYQNKMLLERMVESDRIIMFRVVWTDDKGDTQVNRGYRIQMNSAIGPYKGGIRFHPSVNLSILKFLAFEQTFKNSLTTLPMGGGKGGADFDPKGKSDNEIMRFCQAFMTELSKHIGADTDVPAGDIGVGAREVGYMFGQFKRLRNEFTGVLTGKGISFGGSLIRPEATGYGDVYFAQSMLATKGESFEGKTVVISGSGNVAQYAAEKVVQLGGKVVTMSDSAGYIYDADGIDASKLAHIMQIKNELRGRISDYTAKYPNAKYVAGKRPWEVKCDVALPCATQNELNEDEAKTLVANGCICVAEGANMPSTPEAVHVFLKAKILFAPGKASNAGGVATSGLEMSQNSLRLSWTSEEVDERLKAIMKDIHASCVKYGTDETGFTDYVRGANIAGFVKVADAMLAQGVV, encoded by the coding sequence ATGTCAAAAAGTATTACAGATTTTATAGAATTGGTTGCCAAAAAGAATCCGAATGAGCCGGAATTTATGCAGGCTGTTACAGAAGTTGCTGAAACAGTAATTCCTTTCATCGAAGAAAATAAAAAATATCAGAATAAAATGCTTCTGGAAAGAATGGTCGAATCAGATCGTATCATTATGTTCCGGGTAGTCTGGACAGACGATAAAGGTGATACACAGGTGAATAGAGGGTATCGTATTCAAATGAATTCGGCTATCGGACCATATAAAGGAGGGATTCGTTTTCATCCATCTGTTAATTTAAGTATTTTGAAGTTTTTGGCTTTCGAACAGACTTTTAAAAACAGTTTGACTACACTGCCAATGGGCGGCGGAAAAGGAGGAGCCGATTTTGACCCAAAAGGAAAATCAGATAATGAAATAATGCGTTTTTGTCAGGCCTTCATGACCGAATTATCAAAACACATTGGAGCTGATACTGATGTTCCTGCTGGAGATATAGGTGTAGGAGCAAGAGAAGTGGGATACATGTTTGGTCAGTTCAAAAGATTGAGAAACGAGTTTACAGGGGTTTTAACCGGTAAAGGAATTTCTTTTGGAGGATCATTGATCCGTCCGGAAGCAACTGGATATGGTGATGTATATTTTGCACAAAGCATGCTGGCAACTAAAGGAGAAAGTTTTGAAGGCAAAACAGTAGTTATCTCCGGGTCAGGAAACGTAGCACAATATGCAGCTGAAAAAGTAGTGCAGTTAGGAGGAAAAGTAGTAACTATGTCTGATTCTGCTGGATATATCTACGATGCTGACGGAATTGATGCATCCAAATTGGCTCACATAATGCAGATTAAAAATGAGCTGAGAGGAAGAATCAGCGATTATACTGCGAAATATCCAAATGCAAAATATGTAGCCGGCAAACGTCCTTGGGAAGTAAAATGTGATGTTGCTCTGCCTTGTGCAACTCAAAATGAATTAAATGAAGACGAAGCCAAAACTCTTGTTGCCAACGGATGTATCTGTGTAGCCGAAGGAGCAAATATGCCTTCAACTCCCGAAGCTGTTCATGTTTTTCTAAAGGCTAAAATTTTATTTGCTCCCGGAAAAGCTTCCAATGCAGGCGGAGTTGCCACTTCAGGACTTGAAATGTCACAAAACTCACTGCGTCTAAGCTGGACTTCCGAAGAAGTAGACGAAAGATTAAAAGCCATCATGAAAGACATTCATGCTTCATGTGTGAAATATGGAACAGATGAAACAGGTTTTACAGATTATGTAAGAGGAGCCAATATTGCCGGATTCGTAAAAGTTGCCGATGCAATGCTTGCTCAAGGTGTGGTTTAG